In the genome of Phoenix dactylifera cultivar Barhee BC4 unplaced genomic scaffold, palm_55x_up_171113_PBpolish2nd_filt_p 000130F, whole genome shotgun sequence, the window ttttgcttggtACCTGTAAATAGAGAATGAAGACTTCTTTCTTTAGGTTACTTCTATAAAGCCTGTAAAATCAACTCAATTTACTTTCCCATATTTGGCAGGTTTTCTTAGGCCAAAGTGGTGGGCTTGACAGTGAGGGTAATGAACTTCCACGATTAGTTTATGTGTCCCGTGAGAAACGTCCTGGTTTCCAACATCATAAGAAAGCTGGTGCAATGAATGCTCTTGTAAGTAGTTGATCATGCAATCGTTGAACTTTGTTGCATTTGGATGTTCTTCCTTTGTTAATAAATGTAATGTTCCTCTACAGGTACGTGTCTCGGCAGTCCTTACCAATGGACCATTTTTGTTGAATCTTGACTGTGATCACTACATAAACAACAGTAAGGCATTGAGGGAAGCAATGTGCTTTCTTATGGATCCGAACCTTGGGAAGCATGTTTGCTATGTACAATTTCCACAGAGGTTTGATGGTATTGATAGGAATGATCGTTATGCCAACCGGAATACTGTATTTTTTGATGTAAGTGTAGCCTTTCTTTTTTCAAACTACTTCATTTTGTTCAAAATtcgtttatatttttttaatgttgtAAATATTGTGATTGTCAAGCCTCATTAGTCTATCAGTTTTTTGTTCCCGCCTAATAAGGgccttggtgcaatggtaaggtTACTCCATTGTGGTCTGAGTGTTGCAAGCTTGAAACATGGAAATAACTTCTCCGCATGCAGGTGTAAGACTGCATACTTTTGACCCTCCTAAGAACCCTGCGGTGCTAGGAGCCTTGTGCACTAAGACACCCTTTTTGAGGGTGAGGCTTGGTGCAACAATATGGTCACTGCATTGTGACATGATTATCATGGTCCGAAATATGGAGACAGCCTCTCCGCACGATGGGGTAAGGCTGCGTATGTCTGACCATCCATAGAGCCCTACAATGGCCTCATGCAATATGACACCCTTTATATTCTTAATGGTCAAGTTTATGCATACTTGGCAATCAAAGATACTGTACAAGTTTAGTATATGGTGACCAGCTTCTACTTGGCCTAAAACTCACAAGTTAATAATACAAGCTTGTCACTGGTACTAGATTGGTAATCATCTGCTACTTCTAGACCCATCtgatgattttttattttcttcctttttcattCTAGATTAATTTAAGAGGTCTCGATGGGATCCAAGGCCCTGTTTATGTGGGCACAGGATGTGTCTTCAATAGAACAGCTTTATATGGTTATGAACCTCCTATTAAGAACAACCAGAAGAAAACTGGCTTCCTTTCTTTATGCTGTGGTGGTTCAAGGAAGAAGAGTTCAGCATCAAGAAAGAAGAGTTCAGACAAGAAGAAATCAAGCAAACATCTTGACAATTCTGTACCAGTATTTAATCTGGAAGATATAGAGGAGGGAGTTGAAGGTATttctaatttatcatatttcttattaGCTGTCATAGCAGCTACATTATGCCAAGTAACACCAGCATAACTCAGATTTTGCATGCATAAAATTATCTAATCTTTGGCCAAATAACTGTTTTTGCACTTCCATTTAATTCTTGTAAAATATATGGAATTACTTATGATGGGAGAAGGAATTAAATAGTTTGCATGAATGGGTTATGTGATGTGATTAACATGCCGGCTTAATGGAAAGACACAGTTTGCTTACATCTTCTGCTGTTGATTTAATGATTTAATTTTATTCACGTCTAAGATTTTTCGTGTTGGTTTTTCCCCTGGAAAGGGTAACTTTTCTTCTTCTAATATTTAAGGAAGAACACTGCGGATGTATAATTTCTGGTTCTTCTTCTTATTGTTGTTATTTTATTCTGTTCTGTGGCTTTACAAACCTTGCCACCTTTACAAATGTGTGGACTTAACTACCTCAGTCTCATTTTAGTGTAGTCTTCTGTATTTCTGTATAGTTTAGTAACTTTagttaatatttttcttttttcgacCTGGTGAGGTGAGACCTTATTGTTCTTCTGTTTCTTGTTTTGGAAAATTTAGGTGCTGAATTTGATGATGAGAAATCACTCCTCATGTCACAAATGAGCTTGGAGAGAAGATTTGGTCAATCAAATGTCTTTGTTGCTTCTACACTGATGGAAAATGGTGGAGTTCCTCAATCAGCAACTCCTGAATCTCTCCTAAAAGAAGCTATTCATGTGATTAGCTGTGGTTATGAGGATAAGACCGAGTGGGGAAGTGAGGTATCAAAGCAGCCACTCAAACCTCTTTTATTGGCTTCTCTTTGGTAGCCTGTCTTCCTAAAATCAAACTATATTTTCTAGCATTGATCTGTATAGTTGAAACAACTTTGTATATTGACATTGttctcatttatattatatCTGGAGTCCAGAAAGAAGCTTCTTTATAATCCTTTATGGCTAACCTGAATACCTGCTTCTTCTTGCTAACAACCTACTCATTACATTAATGTGAAGAAACCTTCTTGTTAATTGATTGTTTTCAGAGTTTTAGATTTTTAATAAGTACTGTTGGGAAGCTATTTACTACGTTCATGTGAATAAATCTTCTTATTGATTGATTTGTTTGCATAGATTAAATTTTTAGGAACCACGTTTCTCAAATTAAAAGCAAAGGGCAAGTATTTAGGCTGTTAAGGCTTCCGGGAACTGGCTAGCCAAGTAATACTTTTGGCAGCCCCAATCATTAAACAGATGGCAAATATAGTTAATAACCTATTGGTGATATTCTATATATACCTAAAATCACTACAAAGTTGTATATTATTTGTAAAAATTAGTGCAGCTAAATCTGTAGAAATTTGTTCCCAAGCATAGTTCTGTAacgaacaagtttaagaaacCAGTGTACAAGATTGTTTGACAAAAAAGAAGCCACCATTCATATGCTAACACATAAACATGAACCTAAACAGGTAGATGCCCAAGTCAAAGAAGAAATAATGATTCATGAAATTTTATATGCTATGTAACCAATGAATGAGTAGTATAGCTGATATAAGCAATTATGCCAATTTAATGACATTGTAGATTAAACTTCTCCTTTTCAGTTTGTTGAGGATTTCTCTGTGCCAGTACATATGTTCTGCATTTTTGTGTTTTAATTGCAAGTAGTGCCCGTTACTTTCTGTTTATTCACTGTTTCAACAAACAGCAGAAATGCCTGGCATAAATGCTGCAGATTGGAAATTGGTGTAAGAAGAAACTGGATGACCACCAGAAACATGATACGGTCAACTTAACCATACCATGTCTTTTTTCACCACATTTTGGTTGCAGAAACCTACAATTTTTTTCTCTGTACATAATCAACTGTTTGGATTCTTAATATGCCTGTATTGTTATGACCATGTCTTTTTATAGTCATACTCATTCATTTCCTTTCAAGCGTGATATGTGCTCCTCTTTTCTCATTTCTAAAGATGAATCTCCACTGAATATTCAAAAGATGACTCTCCACTGAAAAGTAGGTGCCGGCAGATGGGCAAAGATAAATCTAGTTCTTAGAgtactctttttcttctttaagcCAGCTTTGCAGTATTGTAGTCTTAGTCATTGAAGCCATGTCCTAGTATATTGGTTTTCTAACAGTAGTTCAATTATTAATGCAGATAGGATGGATCTATGGTTCAGTTACAGAAGATATTCTTACTGGGTTCAAGATGCATGCTCGAGGTTGGCGGTCAATCTACTGCATGCCTAAGAGGCCTGCCTTCAAAGGGTCAGCTCCCATTAACCTTTCAGATCGTCTGAACCAAGTGCTTCGTTGGGCTTTGGGATCTGTTGAAATTCTTTTCAGCAGGCATTGCCCTATATGGTATGGCTATGGAGGAAGACTGAAATTTCTGGAGAGATTTGCATACATCAACACCACAATCTACCCACTTACTGCAATTCCTCTTCTTCTATACTGTATGTTGCCTGCAGTCTGTCTGCTCACTGGGAAGTTCATTATCCCTCAGGTATTCAACATTATCTATTGGATTGTGTTCATTTTGTTTTATCACACTACAATTGCTTTTCCTTTGGCTAGAACGTTTTTGTAAGCCAATGTCATACCAGAGTTCCTCTTATACAGTTTATTAACATGATATGAAAGTTGATTATAAGAATTGATGTctagaaaaaaagagagtaatTTCTCATTGCTTGGGAAACTGGAATATCTTGCAAACCATCAGAATGTATACCATGTGTATCTCCCAAGGGACCTGGTTGAGATGAAGCAGTACTTGTGCGATTATACGCTACTGAATGATGGCTGCTGGTGATTTTTGAATGCAGATCAGCAACTTTGCAAGTATTTGGTtcatctctctcttcctttccatCTTTGCCACCGGCATACTAGAAATGCGGTGGAGCGGCGTCGGAATTGATGAATGGTGGAGGAATGAACAGTTCTGGGTCATTGGAGGTGTCTCCGCCCATCTCTTTGCTGTGTTCCAAGGCCTTCTTAAAGTGCTTGCAGGCATTGATACCAACTTCACAGTTACCTCCAAGGCATCGGATGAAGAAGGTGACTTTACTGAGCTCTACATGTTCAAGTGGACCACACTTCTGATACCACCAACAACTCTGCTCATTGTTAATCTGGTGGGTGTGGTTGCTGGTATCTCTTATGCAATCAACAGCGGCTACCAGTCATGGGGTCCGCTCTTTGGGAAGCTCTTCTTTGCCTTCTGGGTTATTGTCCATCTCTACCCCTTCCTCAAGGGTCTGATGGGTCGGCAGAACCGAACGCCGACAATTGTGGTAGTCTGGTCCATTCTTCTGGCTTCAATCTTTTCCTTGCTGTGGGTTCGTGTTGATCCCTTCACCACAAGGGTGACAGGCCCAGATGTCCAGCAATGTGGGATCAACTGCTAGAATAATGAAGGTTTCGATGAACAAGGTTGCATGAAGATGTATTATGTGCTTATCAACTGAAGGAACAGAAATATTTAGCTGGTGGTGATTGTGTTGTGTTTGTAGATAGAAAGGTTCCAGTGTTGGCTATTCCATAAGTTAAAATTACCATGTTCATTAGAACACTTACGTCAATAATAATGTTGCATCACATGGAGAATCAAATATTTCAACTCTTCGAGAACTTTGGCAAGTTTGAAAAGTTGTGCATGTAGCAGCATTATTTTCTGTCGTGATGCATCCAGTGTTGGAGAAGTTTCAATAATGTTTGGTTCCAGAATAACAAAAATTGGGAAGAGCAAAAGTTAAGCTTATAACTTCTGATTCTATAAGATGTATTATGTTAACTTTTGTTTGGTTCCACTTTTAACTTTTCGGctttaagaaaaataagaagtTTATATAAAATTCCTAGTCTTGAGTAATAATTTATAAAAGCTTATGGACAGAGCGGAGCTTTATCCAAAGTTTAATCTATGCAGTTTAGTTTAGGTTCTACATTATAAGATTATGCTATAATATTTTATGCTACAGTGTCATTTGCGTCAAAAATCAAAGAGAATGCACATTTCAATGCTGTTAAAGTAGGGTTATGGTGGCTTCCCTCCTCTGGAGGTTCGGTGGTCCTTGGTTCTTGGGTACTAACAGTATGATTTGGTTTGATTACAGCTTGGTTTGGTGCTTCAAACCAACGTGAAGTCCATTATAGGTGAGAAAAATTAAGAAGATGCTGCAATGAAACTTTCTGACATCTTTTAAAGATGGACCAAAAATGCTCTACACCTTGCCACGccttatttttctgaaatttcagcgACATCTTATAGTCTTAAATAAGACCTCGTTCATAGTCTTGAAATTGATCGCATGGATTGATGAAATTTTGTTGATAAAAATCCTTTCTTGGATGGTTCAACCTTTAGTCTATTTGCAACAACCTAGTAGTAAATTAGAACACCTGCATATCTTTAAACTGAAAAAGGTGAAAGAATACAATTCTGTGTTTTATAATGGCCATCTAGCTACTTGAAGGGTAGATATTAACTCCAATCCAAGTGCCTATTTTTCGTACTTCTTTTGAGAGTGGCTTCGTGTATTCCAATATAATCAGTCAACTTTTACACAAACCAACAGAACTACTGTTGGTACTTGCATCATAGATTTCAATTTGCCGGTATATGCTTATCTTGGGAACAGTTATCTGATTTACGATTTGGGGAAATAGAGGGATAACTTTGGAGAAGATAGCTTGAAGTGGGACGAAGTTCAACCAATTGACATGGTGGAGAGCAAGTGAGATAAAAAGAAAGCCGACTTCTCTGATCGAATGTCATATAATGTCATAGATTGGGAATTGTGGGGTTCACTGTTTTGAGTTAATGCTGTGGACAAGGAGTGCTCATCTTACTCCGAAAAGAGATACTAGTTTCTCTAACATGATAAATTTGTTTAACCAAATACTGCATTTAGTAGTTGATATGaagcaaagaaatcaagcattattTGATTCACTTAGGTGTAGAAGTACTAGAACATGGTAATGTAAGTTATATAGGGCTTTGGATTTTCATGCAACACCAAAAAGAAAGGGGTAGTACTGCCTAATAAGATCGCATGAAATAGTCtcgaggaaaggaagaaaatacTCCATTAAGTACTATGGTATTCCTGCCTAACAAGAAAGCGGGTTTGGTC includes:
- the LOC103703683 gene encoding probable cellulose synthase A catalytic subunit 8 [UDP-forming]; amino-acid sequence: MEADGEPGKSLKQQGSQVCQICGDGVGKNVDGDLFVACDVCRFPVCRPCYEYERKDGTQCCPQCKTKYKRHKGSPVIHGEEGDDGDAEDVGSDFNYPYGNQDQNQKIADRMLGWRMSYGQRENVGPPKFDSGEIPRGHIPFLSHSQPVSGELSGASPPYHVMSPEVGGGGKRVHPFPYDVNHSSNPSREFSGSFGNVAWKERVEGWKMKQDKNAVPMTNGTSHAPSEGRGITDIDASTEYNMEDALLNDEARQPLSRKVSIPSSRINPYRMVIILRLVILCIFLHYRITNPVRNAYALWLLSVICEIWFAMSWILDQFPKWFPVNRETYLDRLVLRYDQEGEPSQLAAVDIFVSTVDPMKEPPLVTANTVLSILAVDYPVDKVSCYVSDDGAAMLTFEALSETSEFARKWVPFCKKYSIEPRAPEWYFAQKIDYLKDKVHPSFVKDRRAMKREYEEFKIRINGLVAKAQKVPPEGWIMQDGTPWPGNNTRDHPGMIQVFLGQSGGLDSEGNELPRLVYVSREKRPGFQHHKKAGAMNALVRVSAVLTNGPFLLNLDCDHYINNSKALREAMCFLMDPNLGKHVCYVQFPQRFDGIDRNDRYANRNTVFFDINLRGLDGIQGPVYVGTGCVFNRTALYGYEPPIKNNQKKTGFLSLCCGGSRKKSSASRKKSSDKKKSSKHLDNSVPVFNLEDIEEGVEGAEFDDEKSLLMSQMSLERRFGQSNVFVASTLMENGGVPQSATPESLLKEAIHVISCGYEDKTEWGSEIGWIYGSVTEDILTGFKMHARGWRSIYCMPKRPAFKGSAPINLSDRLNQVLRWALGSVEILFSRHCPIWYGYGGRLKFLERFAYINTTIYPLTAIPLLLYCMLPAVCLLTGKFIIPQISNFASIWFISLFLSIFATGILEMRWSGVGIDEWWRNEQFWVIGGVSAHLFAVFQGLLKVLAGIDTNFTVTSKASDEEGDFTELYMFKWTTLLIPPTTLLIVNLVGVVAGISYAINSGYQSWGPLFGKLFFAFWVIVHLYPFLKGLMGRQNRTPTIVVVWSILLASIFSLLWVRVDPFTTRVTGPDVQQCGINC